The following proteins are co-located in the Pedobacter sp. FW305-3-2-15-E-R2A2 genome:
- a CDS encoding RNA polymerase sigma-70 factor yields MGFYVNFSDQELLEELRLGNRVAFTELFNRYWKKLLAISYTYTKDHSSAEEIVQEVFIGLWNRKDQLNIKALEPYLATAVKFSVFKSIHQQKRREELAMLNYQTELIALDEEKIHAKFLQEYIDGLVEQLPEKCRLVFKYSRNDGLTIPEIAAEMDIAEKTVEAHLTKALKTIKRDLNNSGTFLIALSLLIK; encoded by the coding sequence ATGGGGTTTTACGTTAATTTTTCTGATCAGGAACTGCTGGAAGAACTCCGGCTGGGCAATAGAGTTGCGTTTACGGAACTCTTCAACCGCTATTGGAAGAAATTGCTGGCCATCTCCTATACCTATACCAAAGACCATTCTTCGGCAGAAGAAATTGTCCAGGAAGTCTTCATTGGGCTCTGGAACAGGAAGGATCAGTTGAATATAAAAGCCCTGGAACCCTACCTTGCCACGGCCGTTAAATTTTCCGTCTTCAAAAGCATCCATCAGCAGAAAAGAAGGGAAGAACTGGCGATGTTAAACTACCAAACTGAGCTTATAGCCCTCGATGAGGAAAAGATCCATGCGAAATTCCTCCAGGAATATATTGACGGTCTTGTAGAACAACTCCCTGAAAAATGCAGGCTTGTTTTTAAATACAGCCGCAATGATGGTCTAACCATTCCCGAGATTGCCGCCGAGATGGACATTGCCGAAAAAACTGTGGAAGCTCACCTGACCAAAGCATTGAAGACCATAAAGAGAGACCTGAACAATTCCGGAACCTTCCTCATTGCCCTTTCTTTGCTGATCAAATAA
- a CDS encoding FecR domain-containing protein, giving the protein MKNENPSLLIQKYINGTASPEEREQLLNWYRSQQPETVEWPSATETEEKQVYDRMLSKIDQHIDASSLPSRPLSKWYYIAAAAAIFMVGSFATVLYLDKAAPEKIQVLTYKNDVKPGGNKAILKLADGSELVLDGATTATFAHQQGLNIARISDGQLAFDKQPEATQTDSGAPKYNTISTPKGGQYRIILPDGTKVWLNAISSIRFPSYFSAGERRVEITGEAYFEVSKNKQMPFRVISGQQALEVLGTKFNINAYTNEPQINTTLAEGSIRLNRINASESSIVKPGEQAQLKTGNSKLGAKIVAADLDEVLAWKNDAFVFNDMPITEIMQQIERWYDVELVYSGAKPDLRFTGIIPRNSNLSTFLKVLEGSGGLKFGIEHKKVFIQSTR; this is encoded by the coding sequence ATGAAAAACGAAAATCCTTCCTTATTAATCCAAAAATACATCAATGGAACTGCCAGTCCGGAGGAGCGGGAACAGCTCCTGAACTGGTATCGCTCGCAGCAACCGGAGACCGTGGAATGGCCTTCGGCAACGGAAACCGAAGAAAAGCAGGTCTATGACCGCATGCTTTCTAAGATCGACCAGCACATTGATGCTTCATCCCTGCCATCAAGACCATTGTCAAAATGGTACTATATCGCCGCAGCTGCCGCAATATTTATGGTGGGTTCTTTTGCAACTGTTCTCTATCTCGACAAAGCAGCACCGGAAAAAATACAAGTTCTGACTTATAAAAATGACGTTAAGCCCGGAGGAAACAAAGCCATCCTAAAACTGGCCGATGGCTCTGAACTCGTTTTAGATGGCGCAACGACAGCCACTTTCGCGCATCAGCAGGGTTTAAATATTGCCAGGATCAGCGATGGACAGCTCGCATTCGACAAACAACCGGAAGCTACACAAACCGATTCCGGAGCACCGAAGTACAATACCATCAGTACCCCTAAAGGCGGACAATACCGCATCATTCTTCCCGACGGCACAAAAGTATGGCTCAATGCCATTTCTTCCATCCGTTTCCCAAGTTATTTCAGTGCAGGAGAAAGAAGGGTAGAAATTACCGGCGAAGCCTATTTTGAAGTCAGCAAAAATAAGCAGATGCCCTTCCGTGTGATTTCAGGGCAACAAGCCCTGGAAGTACTGGGAACCAAATTTAACATCAATGCTTATACAAATGAGCCTCAAATTAATACCACACTCGCCGAAGGCAGCATCCGGTTAAACAGAATCAATGCTTCCGAATCCAGCATCGTAAAACCCGGCGAGCAGGCACAGCTAAAAACCGGCAACAGCAAGCTTGGCGCAAAAATCGTAGCCGCAGACCTCGACGAGGTGCTGGCATGGAAAAACGACGCCTTTGTATTCAACGACATGCCGATCACCGAAATTATGCAGCAAATAGAACGCTGGTATGATGTAGAATTGGTTTATAGCGGCGCTAAACCCGACCTGCGTTTTACAGGTATCATTCCAAGAAACAGCAATTTATCCACCTTCTTAAAAGTACTGGAAGGTAGCGGAGGCCTGAAGTTCGGCATTGAGCATAAAAAAGTATTCATTCAAAGTACCAGATAA
- a CDS encoding TonB-dependent receptor, which yields MKVRLHSKVRKKVFIIMKLTIIILITLGIQVSSASFGQRVTISRQNTGLKTILQDLRKQTGYYFIFNNEVIRSSRSLSLDLKNVTLDEALTEIFKYQPLTYSIEKNIIVVKERLKQLTAEGIAAKMITIEGRVTDDKNLPLPGVTIVVKEGKGIAITNTEGFYKIKAEEDHTLLFSYLGFKREEVSINKRTQINVTMTVSFKELNETVVVGYGTQQKKLVTGAIGVIKGEDLAQSPAVNISNTLMGRVTGLSTSMSASGAPDRDRSSIKIRGMGEALIVIDGVARDPGVASLEIDKLDYNSIENISVLKDASASVYGARGANGVILITTKRGKANKISMNYNANLGIQQSTRTPKFLDSYNYALLNNEMYDNDKAEKGSSPRTKYTDEEIQKFKDGSDPDRYPNTNWYKEVLKSSALTQKHNLSLNGGGNNSRYFISGTYTGQDGLISTAGMKRYGAVSNFDLDVTSNTTVSVGLNYINENVKGPAAYTETIFNRMATLGSVTPARFANGLYNFAGFAGNPLTDAMEESGYNKVNRNIFSGSLKIAQQIPFIKGLSATGLVTIDRNNSLAKGFTAPFPQYTLSATKEEYTQQNKTEKASLNQDFSQNSNLNVQVSLNYKRLFGKHSISALALYEQNESKAESMSGSRSNFPVSTIDQLFLGDVNSQKITGYSSENARQSAIARLVYNYNSRYIIEGNFRYDGSPYYPKGKRRALFPSLAVAWVMSEEDFIKDRFKFIDELKIRSSYGKLGNDGGSLYTYFYNYAFFPAGYVFGTSNGIAPYTRITNTSVPNTNITWEKVNSFDIGIDATLWKGLLGFEADYYNKYKYDILRSKGYDVPSTFGLTAPLENFGKERYYGFEFALSHQNKIGQVSYSARLNMTYTKSNVIDYGENDTMLPGLRQEGRPVGVSRILKADGIFRDQQDADNWPKYLVSPGGTPVSGKPGDIRYVDLNGDGVVELYSGSPDRGVQTKYIVPPTVYGLSLGMKWKNFTADAFFQASTEVYINYSPATDLNNFYEQHMDRWTPTHQNASYPRLLSNYEANRYPSTFYVKNGNYLKLRTAQLSYSLPKEIINRAGISSLTLTAQGQNLFTISNNRRFDPEISGGFADSYPPQRIFSFGLRLGL from the coding sequence ATGAAAGTACGACTACATTCTAAAGTCAGAAAAAAAGTATTCATCATCATGAAACTAACCATTATTATCCTGATTACCTTGGGTATTCAGGTAAGTTCGGCTTCTTTTGGTCAGAGAGTAACCATCTCCAGACAAAATACCGGCTTAAAAACCATCCTGCAGGACCTGAGAAAGCAGACGGGTTATTATTTTATCTTCAATAATGAAGTCATCCGGAGTTCCAGATCGCTTTCCCTGGACCTTAAAAATGTAACGCTGGACGAAGCATTAACCGAAATCTTCAAATATCAGCCACTGACTTACAGTATTGAAAAGAACATTATTGTAGTCAAAGAGCGACTTAAACAGCTGACAGCTGAAGGGATTGCTGCTAAAATGATTACCATTGAAGGGCGGGTAACCGACGATAAAAACCTTCCTTTGCCAGGGGTAACCATCGTGGTCAAAGAAGGTAAAGGCATTGCCATCACCAATACTGAAGGTTTTTATAAGATCAAAGCAGAAGAAGACCATACCCTGCTCTTCTCCTACCTTGGTTTCAAAAGAGAAGAAGTATCCATCAACAAAAGGACACAAATCAATGTCACCATGACCGTTAGTTTTAAAGAACTAAACGAAACGGTTGTTGTAGGATATGGTACACAACAAAAGAAATTAGTGACCGGTGCCATCGGTGTGATCAAAGGAGAAGATCTTGCACAATCACCGGCAGTAAACATTTCCAACACCTTAATGGGGCGTGTGACTGGTCTTTCGACCTCTATGAGCGCTTCCGGTGCTCCCGACCGTGACCGTTCTTCCATCAAGATCCGCGGTATGGGGGAAGCCCTGATCGTGATTGACGGAGTGGCCAGAGATCCCGGTGTAGCGAGTTTGGAAATTGACAAGCTGGACTACAATTCGATAGAAAACATCAGTGTCTTAAAAGACGCTTCGGCTTCAGTATACGGTGCCAGAGGTGCCAATGGGGTAATTCTCATCACCACCAAACGTGGTAAGGCCAATAAAATATCGATGAATTACAATGCGAATTTAGGGATCCAGCAATCTACACGCACCCCAAAATTCCTTGATTCTTATAACTATGCCTTGCTGAACAATGAGATGTACGACAATGACAAGGCTGAGAAAGGTTCTTCTCCGAGAACAAAATATACCGACGAGGAAATCCAGAAGTTTAAAGACGGATCTGATCCGGACCGTTATCCAAATACGAACTGGTATAAAGAAGTACTGAAAAGTTCTGCACTTACCCAGAAACACAACCTCAGCCTGAATGGCGGTGGAAACAATTCCCGTTATTTCATCAGTGGTACCTATACCGGTCAGGATGGATTGATCAGCACTGCCGGCATGAAACGCTATGGTGCAGTGAGTAATTTTGACCTTGATGTTACTTCCAATACCACCGTATCTGTTGGTTTGAATTACATCAATGAAAATGTAAAAGGTCCGGCAGCTTATACAGAAACCATTTTTAACAGGATGGCAACACTGGGGTCGGTCACTCCTGCCCGCTTCGCCAATGGCCTTTATAACTTTGCCGGTTTTGCAGGTAATCCTTTAACCGATGCCATGGAAGAAAGTGGTTACAATAAGGTCAATAGAAATATTTTCAGTGGTTCCTTAAAAATAGCACAACAAATTCCATTCATTAAAGGCCTTTCTGCTACAGGTCTTGTTACCATTGACAGGAATAATTCCCTCGCGAAAGGTTTTACGGCTCCTTTCCCGCAGTATACCTTATCCGCAACCAAAGAGGAATATACCCAACAGAATAAAACTGAAAAAGCTTCCTTAAACCAGGACTTCAGTCAGAATAGCAACCTCAACGTTCAGGTATCCCTGAATTACAAAAGGCTTTTTGGCAAACATTCCATCAGCGCGCTTGCTTTGTACGAACAAAATGAATCTAAAGCAGAGAGCATGAGTGGTTCGAGAAGCAATTTCCCTGTTTCTACCATTGACCAGCTGTTTCTTGGCGATGTAAATTCTCAGAAAATCACGGGTTATTCTTCGGAAAATGCCCGTCAGAGTGCCATTGCCCGTTTGGTATACAACTACAACAGCCGCTATATTATAGAAGGTAATTTCAGATATGACGGTTCTCCTTATTACCCGAAAGGCAAAAGAAGGGCTTTATTTCCTTCCTTAGCAGTAGCATGGGTAATGTCTGAAGAAGACTTTATCAAAGATCGCTTTAAGTTTATTGATGAGCTGAAGATCCGCTCTTCCTACGGTAAACTTGGAAATGACGGCGGTTCATTATATACTTATTTCTACAACTACGCCTTTTTCCCGGCAGGTTATGTATTTGGAACTTCCAACGGCATTGCTCCTTACACCAGGATCACCAATACCTCTGTACCCAATACCAATATCACCTGGGAGAAAGTAAACTCATTTGACATTGGAATTGATGCCACCTTATGGAAAGGTTTACTAGGTTTCGAAGCAGATTATTACAATAAATACAAATACGACATCCTCCGTTCAAAAGGTTACGATGTACCGAGTACCTTCGGACTTACCGCTCCGCTGGAAAACTTTGGCAAGGAACGTTATTACGGGTTTGAATTTGCTCTTTCTCATCAAAACAAGATCGGACAGGTGAGTTATTCGGCCAGGTTAAACATGACCTATACTAAAAGTAACGTGATCGACTATGGCGAAAACGACACCATGCTGCCTGGTTTACGTCAGGAAGGTCGCCCGGTAGGGGTATCAAGAATCCTGAAAGCCGACGGCATTTTCAGAGATCAGCAGGATGCAGACAACTGGCCAAAATACCTGGTTAGTCCCGGAGGAACGCCGGTAAGTGGTAAACCCGGCGACATCAGGTATGTCGATTTAAACGGAGACGGTGTCGTAGAGCTTTACAGCGGCAGCCCTGACCGTGGCGTACAAACTAAATACATCGTCCCTCCTACAGTTTACGGATTGTCACTGGGCATGAAATGGAAAAATTTCACCGCAGATGCTTTCTTCCAGGCTTCCACAGAAGTATACATCAATTATTCTCCGGCAACGGACTTAAATAACTTCTACGAGCAGCATATGGACAGGTGGACCCCAACTCATCAGAATGCGAGTTACCCGCGCCTGCTGTCTAATTATGAAGCCAACAGGTATCCTTCTACATTTTACGTAAAAAATGGAAACTACCTCAAGCTTCGTACCGCGCAATTGTCTTATTCTCTTCCAAAAGAGATCATCAACAGGGCTGGAATTTCTTCACTAACGCTAACTGCACAAGGGCAGAATTTATTCACCATCAGCAACAACAGAAGGTTTGATCCGGAAATCTCCGGAGGATTTGCAGACTCTTATCCACCGCAAAGAATCTTCTCTTTTGGTTTACGTCTAGGCCTTTAA
- a CDS encoding RagB/SusD family nutrient uptake outer membrane protein: protein MNLHISKYTLAILFTGLLSLSSCQKDFLDRKPMNLISEADLWNDPDLIKMSLNEFYSFMNTGFTTTYIPASYSDDLQVIGVEEGKISTFLTGDFTSTNFPLKNLWKDSYAQIRKINYFMERASAAPVLSEQQRKEFLAQARFFRAYVYYQVFNNFKDAPILLHAQPVEEAQDKPAKVSHKEGIAFIIEELDKAAADLPANYANDELGRITSPAAEAFKSRILLWAASPLNNASNDLSAWQKAAAAAKKVMDGGAFSLQPDYNDPFLKKNVLVKPEVILEFRYNGLKGERQHGFDKNNSPAGYGGRGVNGPTQELVNEYEMKNGKMITETGSGYDPADPYAGRDVRFEKSILFNTAPFKGRPVETFTKGKDMPTTNASPTGYYTRKFIAEDFDYNKDPNTTSSTNWIILRYAEILLNYAEAQNEAVGPDATVYQAINDIRKRVKMPELAADLTQEQMRAKIRHERRIELAFEDQNRYNDLRRWKEAATILNRKVNGVTITKATNGSFTYAPKVSGSRVFTDKNYWMPIPLVELGVNPNLNPQNPGW, encoded by the coding sequence ATGAACCTTCATATTTCAAAATATACACTTGCTATTTTATTTACAGGCCTGCTCAGCCTTAGCTCCTGTCAGAAAGATTTCCTGGACAGAAAGCCGATGAACCTGATTTCAGAAGCTGATTTATGGAATGATCCTGACCTCATTAAAATGTCATTAAATGAGTTCTATTCCTTCATGAATACCGGATTTACCACCACCTACATTCCCGCTTCCTATAGCGACGACCTACAGGTAATCGGTGTGGAAGAAGGTAAGATCTCCACCTTTCTGACTGGTGATTTTACCAGCACCAACTTTCCATTGAAAAACTTATGGAAGGACAGCTACGCGCAGATCAGGAAGATCAATTACTTTATGGAGCGTGCATCAGCTGCACCTGTGCTTAGCGAACAACAAAGAAAAGAATTTCTGGCCCAGGCACGGTTCTTCAGGGCTTACGTCTATTACCAGGTATTTAATAACTTCAAAGACGCCCCAATTTTGCTTCATGCGCAGCCGGTAGAAGAGGCTCAGGATAAACCGGCAAAAGTAAGCCATAAAGAAGGGATTGCTTTTATCATTGAAGAACTGGACAAGGCAGCGGCTGACCTCCCTGCCAACTACGCCAATGACGAGCTTGGCCGCATCACTTCGCCTGCAGCAGAAGCGTTTAAATCACGTATTTTATTATGGGCTGCAAGTCCGCTGAACAATGCTTCAAACGACCTGTCTGCCTGGCAAAAGGCAGCTGCCGCAGCTAAAAAAGTAATGGATGGAGGCGCCTTTAGCTTGCAGCCGGATTATAATGATCCTTTTCTTAAAAAGAATGTACTCGTAAAACCTGAGGTCATCCTTGAATTCCGTTACAACGGACTAAAAGGAGAAAGACAACATGGTTTTGATAAGAACAACAGTCCGGCGGGATATGGAGGAAGAGGCGTCAACGGCCCTACTCAGGAACTCGTAAATGAATATGAAATGAAAAACGGAAAGATGATTACCGAAACAGGCTCAGGCTATGATCCCGCAGATCCTTATGCTGGTCGTGATGTACGTTTCGAAAAATCAATCCTGTTCAATACGGCTCCGTTTAAAGGTCGTCCGGTAGAAACGTTTACCAAAGGTAAAGACATGCCAACCACCAATGCCAGTCCGACAGGTTATTATACCAGGAAATTTATTGCAGAAGATTTCGATTACAATAAAGATCCCAATACCACCAGCAGCACGAATTGGATCATCCTTCGTTATGCAGAAATCCTGTTGAATTATGCCGAAGCTCAAAATGAAGCGGTGGGACCTGACGCGACGGTGTACCAGGCGATCAATGACATCAGAAAAAGAGTAAAAATGCCGGAACTCGCAGCAGACTTAACTCAGGAACAAATGAGGGCCAAAATCCGCCATGAAAGAAGGATTGAACTTGCTTTTGAAGATCAGAACAGGTACAATGACCTTCGCCGATGGAAAGAAGCCGCCACTATACTAAACAGAAAGGTAAACGGGGTAACGATTACTAAAGCGACCAATGGCAGCTTTACTTATGCTCCAAAAGTATCTGGTAGCAGGGTATTTACAGACAAGAACTACTGGATGCCGATTCCACTGGTGGAGCTCGGAGTAAACCCGAATCTAAACCCACAAAACCCGGGTTGGTAA
- a CDS encoding zinc-dependent metalloprotease: protein MNFRSTLSSKNSSLTKAAVLIMLSAFTIADGYAQKTKWPGSIAGKSKQDTTAKTAEIKKSNLKKFSEVIPAGTKADGGLFNIYKVDQKYYYEIPDSLLGREMLVVTRFSQTPVALKESRAQYGGEMINNQVWKWERRDKQIFIRVPSYTYVADANSDLQQALENSNALPILAVFDIKAFSSNGKGVLIDITDFYNGDIPGMSLPEGLKKTYKISGIDNTRSYVDTVKSFPQNVEVKTVKTYRSPELPADKSVGAMTFGLNTSMVLLPKEPMKARTENKRIGYFTERQLDFSVSDKRVTPTAYIQRWRLEPKDEAAYSRGELVEPKKQIVYYIDPATPKKWVPFLIQGVNDWNTAFEAAGFKNAIVAKEAPTAQEDPEFSTEDARYSVIRYFASSTENAYGPRIADPRSGEIMESHIGWYHNVMSLLRSWFFVQTAAINPAARGTEISDTQMGQLVRFVSSHEVGHTLGLLHNFGSSAAFPVDSLRSKTFTAKYGTAPSIMDYARFNYIAQPGDGITEIYPKIGAYDQFAIKFGYTYFPAQQSVKEEKKILDAMIMKKSKDPIYFYGKQGSIDPRAQSEDLGDNAMKASTYGIENLKRILPNIEKWTYEPGKELEDANDLYYEVIRQYRRYVNHVVSNISGLQEDVKTVDEPGAVYSYTPKAKQQQAIAFLNKQVFTTPNWLLNKSMMARVDYGVVNNRIMEMQNQVLTSLLETYGFARMIDDEIKNGNNAYTVNNMLTDLRTAIFANETPDVFKRALQRAYADRLGVLLKLDKPVVESSYAIMGITPYNPNSSDMRLLVRAELKKLNANVKALQVTATTPLIKSHYEDLADRINKILNPKI, encoded by the coding sequence ATGAATTTCAGATCCACTTTATCATCAAAAAACAGCAGCCTGACCAAGGCTGCTGTTCTGATCATGCTTTCTGCATTTACCATCGCTGATGGTTATGCTCAGAAAACCAAATGGCCGGGCAGTATTGCCGGAAAGTCAAAGCAAGATACGACAGCAAAAACAGCGGAAATCAAAAAGAGTAACCTCAAAAAGTTTTCAGAAGTTATCCCTGCCGGCACTAAAGCCGATGGCGGATTATTCAATATTTATAAAGTAGATCAGAAGTATTATTACGAGATCCCGGATTCCCTGTTAGGCAGAGAAATGTTGGTCGTGACCCGTTTTAGTCAGACGCCGGTAGCGTTGAAAGAATCAAGAGCTCAATATGGCGGAGAGATGATCAACAACCAGGTTTGGAAATGGGAAAGGCGCGACAAGCAGATCTTTATCAGAGTACCCAGCTATACGTACGTGGCAGATGCCAATTCCGACTTACAGCAGGCTTTGGAAAACTCCAATGCATTGCCAATCCTTGCCGTCTTTGACATCAAAGCTTTCAGCAGCAATGGTAAAGGTGTTTTGATTGACATCACCGATTTTTACAATGGTGATATTCCGGGAATGTCTCTTCCTGAAGGCTTGAAAAAGACCTACAAAATCAGCGGAATTGACAACACCAGGTCTTACGTGGATACCGTAAAAAGCTTCCCTCAGAATGTGGAAGTAAAAACAGTAAAAACTTACAGAAGCCCGGAACTTCCGGCAGATAAAAGCGTTGGCGCCATGACTTTCGGATTGAACACCTCAATGGTATTGCTTCCAAAAGAACCGATGAAAGCCCGTACAGAAAACAAGCGGATTGGTTATTTTACAGAAAGACAACTGGATTTCAGTGTGAGCGATAAACGCGTTACCCCTACTGCTTACATTCAGCGCTGGAGATTAGAGCCTAAAGATGAGGCTGCTTACAGCCGCGGTGAGTTGGTAGAGCCTAAAAAACAGATTGTTTATTATATAGATCCTGCAACGCCTAAAAAATGGGTACCCTTCCTGATTCAGGGGGTGAACGACTGGAATACGGCTTTCGAAGCCGCAGGTTTTAAAAATGCAATCGTCGCTAAAGAAGCCCCTACTGCACAGGAAGATCCGGAATTCAGTACAGAAGATGCGCGTTATTCGGTAATCCGTTATTTTGCTTCTTCTACAGAGAACGCCTATGGTCCAAGGATCGCAGATCCAAGATCAGGAGAGATCATGGAGAGCCATATCGGATGGTATCACAATGTGATGTCCCTATTGAGAAGCTGGTTCTTTGTGCAGACTGCAGCCATTAATCCGGCAGCCAGGGGTACGGAGATCAGTGATACACAAATGGGCCAGCTGGTTCGTTTTGTTTCTTCTCATGAAGTAGGACACACCTTGGGATTATTACATAATTTCGGTTCCAGTGCTGCCTTCCCGGTAGATTCTTTACGTTCTAAAACCTTCACCGCTAAATATGGTACGGCACCTTCCATCATGGACTATGCACGTTTCAACTATATCGCGCAGCCTGGTGATGGCATTACCGAGATCTATCCTAAAATCGGTGCTTATGATCAGTTTGCCATTAAATTCGGTTATACGTATTTCCCTGCTCAGCAATCGGTAAAAGAAGAAAAAAAGATACTGGATGCGATGATCATGAAGAAATCAAAAGATCCGATCTATTTCTATGGAAAACAAGGTTCTATTGATCCGCGTGCACAAAGTGAGGACCTTGGCGACAATGCCATGAAAGCCAGCACTTATGGCATAGAGAACCTGAAAAGAATCCTTCCTAACATCGAGAAATGGACTTATGAGCCAGGAAAAGAGCTGGAAGATGCGAATGACTTATATTATGAAGTGATCCGTCAGTACAGACGTTATGTAAACCATGTGGTGTCTAACATCAGCGGACTTCAGGAAGATGTAAAAACAGTAGACGAGCCAGGCGCAGTTTATTCTTATACCCCAAAAGCAAAACAACAACAAGCCATTGCTTTCCTGAATAAACAGGTATTTACCACGCCAAACTGGTTGCTGAACAAATCGATGATGGCCAGAGTGGATTATGGTGTGGTGAACAACCGCATTATGGAAATGCAAAACCAGGTGTTGACTTCCCTATTGGAAACTTATGGCTTTGCCAGAATGATCGACGATGAGATCAAAAACGGGAACAATGCCTATACGGTAAATAACATGCTGACTGACCTTCGCACAGCGATCTTCGCCAATGAAACACCTGATGTATTCAAAAGAGCATTACAAAGAGCTTATGCGGATCGTTTAGGGGTATTATTGAAACTGGATAAACCGGTAGTAGAATCTTCGTATGCGATTATGGGCATCACGCCTTACAATCCAAACAGCTCTGACATGAGGTTATTGGTTCGCGCAGAATTGAAAAAACTGAATGCGAATGTAAAAGCACTTCAGGTAACGGCAACGACTCCGTTGATTAAAAGTCATTATGAAGATCTGGCGGATAGAATTAACAAAATTTTGAATCCAAAGATCTAA
- a CDS encoding cytochrome c peroxidase, with product MKKNKLFVIAIIAFSTVLLGLAFGLSTIKTVVAVRRPVNFPAPFQKDPALTVEGITLGQKLFDDVSLSKNGKLACASCHNQTDGYSSAGIKINEGVNDQILGTRNTPALMNLQWKHSYFRDGRETKLQNTAVNAFTSPAEMGETMDNVVKKLNQSPIYRQHFKTIFGIDTIKAKDLTGAIEQYLLSLVSANSRYDQLVVKQKDTFSPDEKEGLLLFKEKCASCHATDLFSDESLRNIGTAAADDPVKKFKVPSLRNVEVSGPYLHDGRFSTLEEVLSFYASGVKKAPGLDPLMQQHGQTGIPLTAAEQKKIILFLKTLTDHAFINKTTLQ from the coding sequence ATGAAGAAAAATAAGCTTTTTGTTATTGCAATTATTGCGTTCTCTACGGTTCTTTTAGGTCTTGCTTTTGGCCTGTCTACGATAAAAACAGTAGTTGCCGTGAGAAGACCGGTTAACTTTCCTGCACCTTTTCAAAAGGACCCTGCCTTAACGGTAGAAGGGATCACCCTCGGACAAAAGCTGTTCGATGATGTGTCTTTGTCCAAAAATGGAAAGCTGGCCTGCGCTTCCTGTCATAACCAAACGGATGGCTATTCCAGTGCGGGCATTAAGATCAATGAAGGGGTAAATGATCAAATATTGGGTACCAGAAATACCCCGGCACTGATGAACCTGCAATGGAAACATTCGTATTTCAGAGACGGCAGGGAAACAAAGCTTCAGAATACTGCGGTCAATGCTTTTACGAGCCCTGCAGAAATGGGAGAGACAATGGATAACGTGGTAAAAAAGCTAAACCAATCCCCGATTTACAGGCAACATTTTAAAACGATTTTTGGCATAGATACCATTAAGGCGAAAGACCTTACGGGAGCAATCGAGCAATACCTGCTTTCTTTGGTTTCTGCGAATTCCCGTTATGATCAACTGGTGGTAAAGCAGAAGGATACTTTTAGTCCGGATGAAAAGGAAGGACTTCTTTTATTTAAAGAAAAATGTGCTTCCTGCCATGCGACAGATTTGTTTAGTGATGAATCGTTGAGGAATATAGGAACAGCAGCTGCCGATGATCCGGTAAAGAAATTTAAAGTGCCGAGTTTAAGAAATGTGGAGGTGAGTGGCCCTTACCTTCATGATGGTCGGTTCAGCACGTTGGAAGAGGTGTTGTCGTTTTATGCTTCCGGTGTAAAGAAAGCCCCGGGACTAGATCCTTTGATGCAGCAGCATGGTCAAACAGGAATTCCTTTAACGGCTGCGGAGCAGAAAAAGATCATCTTGTTTTTGAAGACTTTAACTGATCATGCTTTTATCAATAAAACCACGCTTCAGTAA